One genomic window of Pecten maximus chromosome 3, xPecMax1.1, whole genome shotgun sequence includes the following:
- the LOC117323915 gene encoding uncharacterized protein LOC117323915 — protein sequence MRTRSSTREESSLPSIFRSGPLNSASTDDSDLSSDSKPEKDTEFQRDVANSESVFKLPTIDGSRTTSVTSFMGTSNSNSHVHRQSREKSRRRLCRSPSCPSNMGFSGQKSVELESPTNTDKTLLNVSPGNEDIEFKLPDIYRNSNSLSLPTSSQSEKINPWQSAREHTSRRSLRRTESCRDAYNIGSPVTEAKVKDHHRSQTHAALLLPIRNSERVSLKGKKKKNTQVSPRTYQDFSSHIKTELSNGAQNGWDSEYESDLYDSARGSGGKAFDRIMEETDGHVDIPSSRNMKPWLKDRQKEGQVKA from the coding sequence ATGCGAACTAGGAGTTCTACGAGGGAGGAGAGCTCATTGCCATCAATATTCCGTTCTGGTCCGCTCAACTCGGCAAGTACAGACGACTCAGATTTGTCCTCTGATTCCAAACCAGAAAAGGACACGGAATTTCAGCGGGATGTCGCCAATAGCGAGTCCGTATTTAAGTTGCCGACAATAGACGGTTCGCGGACTACTAGTGTTACAAGTTTCATGGGCACTTCCAATTCAAACTCTCACGTGCACCGTCAGTCTCGCGAGAAATCGCGACGACGATTGTGCAGATCACCAAGTTGTCCTTCTAATATGGGTTTTTCTGGCCAGAAGAGTGTTGAATTGGAGTCCCCGACAAACACGGATAAAACGTTGCTGAATGTTAGCCCTGGCAACGAGGACATTGAGTTCAAACTGCCCGACATTTATAGGAACTCCAATAGCCTTTCTCTGCCGACGAGCTCGCAAAGTGAAAAAATAAATCCTTGGCAGTCGGCACGTGAACACACGTCACGTAGGTCGTTACGTCGTACCGAGTCGTGCCGTGACGCGTACAATATCGGCAGTCCCGTTACGGAAGCCAAGGTCAAGGACCATCACAGATCACAGACACACGCGGCACTACTACTGCCGATCAGGAATAGTGAAAGGGTTTCTTTGAAgggaaagaaaaagaaaaacacacaAGTCTCCCCGAGAACCTATCAAGACTTCTCTTCTCACATTAAAACGGAACTCAGTAATGGTGCTCAAAATGGCTGGGACAGTGAGTATGAAAGTGACTTGTATGACAGTGCGAGGGGATCGGGAGGCAAAGCGTTCGACCGTATCATGGAGGAGACAGACGGACACGTGGACATCCCTAGCTCGCGCAACATGAAGCCTTGGCTGAAGGACAGACAAAAGGAGGGACAGGTGAAGGCGTAG
- the LOC117322713 gene encoding putative protein TPRXL, translating into MHYTNSCLYTRIVDFPSTSKSNENSSPTSQAPSKSDEDSGPTNPSKSNENSSPTSQAPSKSNENSSPTSQAPSKSNENSSPINPSPSKSNENSSPTSQSPSKSNENSSPTSQSPSKSNENSSPTSQSPSKSNENSSPTSQSPSKSNENSSPTSQSPSKSNENSSPTSQSPSKSNENSSPTNQSPSKSNCTKAVIILYQGCGKVVPRPSTYCTKDVVMLIKNCGLVVPRL; encoded by the exons ATGCATTACACGAACA GTTGTTTATATACCCGTATTGTTGATTTTCCATCAACGTCAAAGTCTAATGAGAACTCGAGCCCAACAAGTCAGGCTCCGTCCAAGTCTGATGAGGACTCGGGACCCACAAATCCGTCCAAGTCTAATGAGAACTCGAGCCCAACAAGTCAGGCTCCGTCCAAGTCTAATGAGAACTCGAGCCCAACAAGTCAGGCTCCGTCCAAGTCTAATGAGAACTCGAGCCCCATAAATCCATCACCGTCCAAGTCTAATGAGAACTCGAGCCCAACAAGTCAGTCTCCGTCCAAGTCTAATGAGAACTCGAGCCCAACAAGTCAGTCTCCGTCCAAGTCTAATGAGAACTCGAGCCCAACAAGTCAGTCTCCGTCCAAGTCTAATGAGAACTCGAGCCCAACAAGTCAGTCTCCGTCCAAGTCTAATGAGAACTCGAGCCCAACAAGTCAGTCTCCGTCCAAGTCTAATGAGAACTCGAGCCCAACAAGTCAGTCTCCGTCCAAGTCTAATGAGAATTCGAGCCCAACAAATCAGTCTCCGTCCAAGTCTAATTGTACTAAGGCCGTGATAATATTGTACCAAGGATGTGGTAAGGTTGTACCAAGGCCATCAACATATTGTACTAAGGATGTGGTAATGTTGATTAAAAACTGTGGTCTTGTTGTACCAAGGCTGTGA